Within Bacillus sp. E(2018), the genomic segment ACAACTGCTTCTTTTTTAGACAGTTTCTCTCCACGATATGGAATTATCTCAGCGGGCGAAAATAATTTATACGGTCATCCAGCCTTAGAAGTTTTGAAAAGATTAAGGGATAGAGGTATTGTGATTTACCGGACAGATGAAGATGGTGATATTTCAATAGTGGTAGACAAAAAGAGCTTAAAAGTTAAAACTGCAAAATAAAAAAAGGACCGAAAAATTCGGTCTTTTTTTATGTATTATGCGATTGCTTTTAGAATGACCCCGATAGCGAAGATTACCGTAAAGAATCCAAACGATACAACAAACCCCATACCGGAATCAATAAGGTCGTTACGCTTACTCTGTACATCTTTTTCGAAATGGTTCATGTGACAACCCTCCTAATCCATCCTTAGTATACGTTATCATTTTTAAAAAATCCATACTGAAAATGCTTTCTTTTACGTGTTTTATCTAAAACTTACCAAAGATGAGATTCGTTGTCACCAATATTTTTAAAATGCATAGGATATCCTATTAAAGCTAGCCTTAAACGATTATATCGTTTTGGAGTTAGTGTTTATCATAAATGAAGGAACAGACATATGCGCTGTTCCTTCTTTTGCTTGCAAATGCACTTCGTTCCTCATAGGATAATAGATAGAGGTGAAAAAGGTGCTTACAGTAGAAACATTAAAAAAGAAGATTAAGAACAATGAATCATCCCCGATCTATCTGATTTGGGGCACAGAAATTTATTTAGCAGAAGAAGCGATACAAACGATATCAGGCCTTTTGTCTCCCGACGAGAAGGACTTTAACTTAAGTGTACATAATCTGGATGAAATCTCCATACAAGAGATTATTGAAGACGCGGAAACGATGCCCTTTTTAGGAGATCGCCGGGTCGTCGTTATCAAAAATGCAACGTTCTTAACAGCAGCCAAAGATAAATCAAAGATCGAACACGACTTCAAAGTATTCGAACAGTACATACAAAATCCTGCAGAATATACGACGTTAGTTATCGTCGTTCCACATGAAAAATTGGATGAACGAAAGAAAATAGTAAAATTGGTTAAAGCACAATCTGAAATGATACAGGTTTCAGAACTGAGTAACGATACTGCTGAAAAATGGCTTCAAAAAGAAGCTGCGAATTTAGAAATATCCATCGATGGAGAAGCGGTTCAACTGCTCCTTTCAAGACTGGGTACACGCATGTCAGTATTGGCAAAAGAAATGGAAAAAATGGCTCTCTATGTAGGTGAGAATGGGGTAATTACGAAGGAAATCGTGGATTCTTTAGTAGCAAGAACTCTTGAAGATGATGTTTTTGCATTAGTAGATCATGTCGTGCATAAAAGAACGGAACAAGCACTTAGAAGCTTTTATGATCTTATGAAACAAAATCAAGAGCCGATACAGATTCATGCTTTAATCACGAGACAATTTCGAATGATTAATGGCGTGAAAGAATTGCAAAAGAAGGGATACGGAGAAAAGCAAATCGCTTCTTCTCTAAAGTTGCATCCATACGCAGTAAAGCTTGCTGCAAAACATGCGAATCGATTTCATGAAGTTTTTCTTAGGAATTGTTTGAACGAATTTGCAGAAACAGATTATAAATTAAAAACTGGCCAGATGGACAAAACACTCTTACTAGAGTTAGAGATCGTTAAACTCTCACAAGGCTCATAAGTTTGTCTCAAGACCTCTTTTCACACGTTGAAAAGGGTTTTTTTTATGAATTTATAAATACTTTGTGTGTGAAGGGTGAGAGTATAAAAAGCTGAATATTTGTCTAGTTATGAAGACTCGCCGAATTAAGCTCAAAACTCGCCGTATTAACGCCTGAATTTCTAGAATTAATACTAAAAAATCTTGAATTAAGGCTTTGAGCACCCTGTGAGGTATAAGTGGCGCATGAATGAACTCCATAAATGAAACAGTTTCGATGTACAGACATACTATAAGCCAGCTCATCTGCAAAAGATGAACTGGCTTTTAAGCTTTTTTGAGAAAATAAAAAAACGACCTATTGGTGTAAGGCCGTTTTTCGGGTTTCATCCTTCAATTTATGCGTTAACACCGTTTAAAGCCTTAGCAAGACGAGACTTTTGGCGAGAAGCTGCATTTTTGTGGATAAGTCCTTTGTTTGCTGCTTTGTCAATCTTCTTAGAAGCAGTAACAAAAGCTGCTTGAGCACCTTCTGCATTGTTTGAAGCTGCAAGTGCTTCAAAGTTTTTGATCGCAGTACGCATGCCAGACTTTAGTGAAGCGTTGTGTGCACGACGCTTTTCGTTAGTTTTTACACGTTTAATCGCTGATTTAATATTAGCCAATCCATTCACCTCCCTAAATGAACCATGAGCAACAAAATTACTTTCCGTTGCAAAAAATAGGACACAAAGTATTCTATCAAAATCGCCCTCTAAATGCAATACAAGAATGAAAAGGAAGAG encodes:
- a CDS encoding YqzM family protein yields the protein MNHFEKDVQSKRNDLIDSGMGFVVSFGFFTVIFAIGVILKAIA
- the holA gene encoding DNA polymerase III subunit delta, translating into MLTVETLKKKIKNNESSPIYLIWGTEIYLAEEAIQTISGLLSPDEKDFNLSVHNLDEISIQEIIEDAETMPFLGDRRVVVIKNATFLTAAKDKSKIEHDFKVFEQYIQNPAEYTTLVIVVPHEKLDERKKIVKLVKAQSEMIQVSELSNDTAEKWLQKEAANLEISIDGEAVQLLLSRLGTRMSVLAKEMEKMALYVGENGVITKEIVDSLVARTLEDDVFALVDHVVHKRTEQALRSFYDLMKQNQEPIQIHALITRQFRMINGVKELQKKGYGEKQIASSLKLHPYAVKLAAKHANRFHEVFLRNCLNEFAETDYKLKTGQMDKTLLLELEIVKLSQGS
- the rpsT gene encoding 30S ribosomal protein S20, giving the protein MANIKSAIKRVKTNEKRRAHNASLKSGMRTAIKNFEALAASNNAEGAQAAFVTASKKIDKAANKGLIHKNAASRQKSRLAKALNGVNA